Below is a window of Trichosurus vulpecula isolate mTriVul1 chromosome 4, mTriVul1.pri, whole genome shotgun sequence DNA.
ACactctccactcctgctagatGAGCTTGCCTGcttttttccatctctcctccATTCTATCTCCCACGTTTTGCCTTTGCAATTGGCTTGGTAAGTGTTCTGGTTCTAGCATAAGTCAAGcctttggtcctggaggtaaaaATGTTCATGTCTGAAACTCTGGTCCCAGAGGTAAGGACTGCTATCTGCTTCTTTCTTATTCAGCAGGATTGCCTGGTAAGAAGGGCCTGTAAAGCCTTAGAGGTGCGGAACCTCGTTTTTGAGACTCCAATTCCAGAGGTGAAGGTGTCATGTCTTAGGGTCTGCTTCTGCCTTTGACAGGTCTGATGCCTAAGACTGACTCTGAGCTGGATCTATCATGGAAAACATTagtataatttctttattttgatgATGCAGCACATGTGGAGGCCAGAGTAGACTTCTCTAATGTCTCctacttcctcccttctccaaggAAACTTTTATTCCTGCcgggaggagaagcaggaggctGTGACCAGAAGCTGGTCACTCTGTTCTCCTCATAGAGAAGGTGTACTTTGCTAGGCTTATATCAACCTTCTCCCTTCAATATTGTTAGTCTAGTCTAGGGTTAGTCTAACCAAATTTTGGGCTCAAGCTAAACACATCTGATTGCTATTCATTAAGGGGCAAAAGGGGCCCCCAAACTTTGTATCCAAGGCTTTACCCCTTTCCTACCAAATGAATACacatagcaaagaaacccatttatccaaatctatagcaaaaaaaatcataaaaagtaTACAATATGAGCTTATATACCAGACAATTGAAGGAGCTCTCCCTTTGGGAATGACCTAattcagctcaaccaagaaagTGAGTCTCGGATCTTactaaaagagggaaaaaaccctTAAATCTCTAGTGTGGCAAGCTGAGTAAGGCTGAGACTCCAAGTTCCTCTCATGTTGCCTTCTCACCAGAATATTTCTCCCCCTTCAGTGACCTGAAGAAAGGTTAGCATCACACATCTCTCTTGAAGCCAGGAGTCAGAAGaaccccctctcctctctctttctcatcaaCTCTGCCCTCCCCGCTCATGCAGGTGCAGCACCTTGATCTCTACCAATGAGGGAAAATCCCATACCAATGCGCTTGGAGCTCAAGTTCCATTAGCACTATCTTATCAAGGCAAGGAAGGTAGCAGTATACTCCAAGATGGTAGGTTTTGGGATGGAAGGCAACCACTCAAAGTCCACAAACATGTATCTTGGACTCCCCAACAATGATTCATTTCACTAGCAGTCACTGACCTCCTTTCAGTATGGATTTTCACCTGCTCTTTGAGTCAACTACAGTTTTGATTTTTTAAGGGGCAGATTGTGCTTTTATAAAATTCACTGCCTCCCAGCATCCTCAGTAGAATATTTTTGGTAAGATATCATTAAATGGTGATAAAATGGTATTTGGTTGGTTGGTGTTGTTAGTGGTGGGATattgtttggtttgtttgtttatgtgtGCGAGCAGCTTGCAGGCATTCAAAACCTTACAATTTCTTAAGTACAATCCAGTCCACTTCCCTCCCTCTATTCAGTTATGTGCCCTAGTCATTGTCCCTCTCAGAAGCTGTCCCAGGTACATACATTATTGGACAGTGGGCTGCCTATTAAGCTGTGTGGCATAAAATGGATGATGAGGAATTCTTTATCCATTTAGATTTTCCTACGTGGATTGTTAAGCTGACTCTCTTTTTGTAGATATTGTGGTTGTAGATATTGCTAAAGAGGCCTTTAGTATTCCGAGGCTTGGTGCAATCAGCACACTGTCATCCACAAAGAGGAGCCTCTGGAGTACTACAGCTTCCTCAGGGAGTTCTGTATTCTGCACTGCATATCCTCCATGGCAAAGGTGAATGCCTTGGGCCAGCACCCATCTCCTTGTTTTATGTCGTGCTTGATTTTAAGAGAGGATTGTGAGGAAGGGGGGAATCAATTTCAAATTTTAGACTTGCAAATGTCACATTTACCTATGTCTCAAGATATATAAGGAGCGAGCCTAGGGACTGAGCATTCTACTTAGAAAAGTCCATCTAAGAGGAGGGCAGGAGAGTCAGCACAAGCCGAGATTGGTGACACCACTGTGAACAGGAAATGCCAAGGACTATGGTCTCTTAGGCCTGACTGCCACCCTTTCCCTTGGATAAACTCCTGTTCAAGGATATTTTCCAGGATAAACTCTTTGGCTAACACTCTCTGGATTTGTCCTCACAGATGGCATCAAATGATGACTTTGGCTCATATTATCCCGGCAATCCTCAACCTGGGGACCTGATTGAAGTATTTCGTCCAGGTTACCAGCACTGGACTTTATATCTAGGTGATGGCTATGTCATCAACATGGCCCCAACAGGTAAGAGCCTTGaccaattatttctttttgaagaATATATTTTCagtgatatcttttgtttttctaataccTACCTAATACCTACATTTCCCATTGTGTCTGCTCCCCTCACCTTGACCCAGTAAGACATTCTTTACaataataaaagggaaaaacaagagaaaaaacagTACCCAAATGAAGCAACATGTCAAAAAAGAGTCTGATGTTATATGTATTAATCCACGCCCATggtcctccacctctgcaaaaaagCAGGAGAGATGTCTTCACATATTTCTTTGGAGTCAAACTTGTTCATCATAATTTTACAGCATTCAATTTTGATTGTGTTGgtgttattttttgttgttgtgctttttctttcttttcttttttgtcaacaTTCTGTATATTGctttttctggttctactcacttcacctgACATCAgtacatacaagtctttctatgattctttgtatttatcatagTCACTGTTTCTTATGGTACAGAGTAGTCTATTATAGTCACATATTTGTTTAGCTAACAGATTATTTTCCCTGAGTTTCATAGGAGCATAGGATTACAACTTTAGAAATGAAATggctcttagaggtcatctggtccaacctcctcattttacagaggaagaaactgagacattaGAAAGGTAACATGACTTTCCTCAGATTGCacgagaagaaaatggcaaaaccaagatttgaactcaagtttttgaCTCTAACCAAATCCAGCACACCCCACTGTTTCCCATCACTTCCCTTTATAGGTGCTTTTCCTAGTGTAATAGGAAGAGTGTGCCATTAGCTCCCACTTGAAGCTTCTACTTGAAGAATTGAAGGAGCATTGAAGAGGGGCAGAAAAGATGAACAGGGGCTCAAAgcatttgctttcattttaaaattatttattataaacttaatgtCAAATGTCACTGCTCAACTTTCTTTGCAGCTACCCATACTTCAATTATTAAGAAACACATCAAACATCCTAACAATTTGTCAACGTCTCATACATTTGTCCATTCacctccatctcttctctctctcggACTAGAGGGGGGGGTGGTGGCGGGGCTGTAAAGGAGGtgtgtaggggtgggggtgggggtgggagtgtgtGTAGCCCCACTGCTCTGGCTTCGGCTTTTCTCACTCAGCTTTGTTTCACAAAGGTCCTTCCAGAATTCTTTTTGCTTTCCTCATAACCCTCCTATTTATCAATCTTCACTGCATTTGCATTATGGGAAGATGATAGGATTTATGTAAGCATCGTATTGCTGTTGGTAGCTTCTTGTTCTTCTTACTTACAAGTAATTCTGTTGTGAATTATATCCGTTTTCTTTCCGCTGATGATCCTGAGCTTCTTACAGATGGAACAAACTCTCCTGGATTGGCCGTTCTCAGGGATCACCAGGACCTGTATTCTGAGAACAGGAAGGGTACCCAATGACATTAATGAATTCCATGGTTCGTTCTTAAGTGGTACTAgatgccaggccctgggctagcTTGacaatacaatgacaaaaagacAAATTGCCCCTGCCCTCCAGCGGTTCACATTCTACTGGGTCATTTTGTTGCCAAAGGGCATGCACGTTATTTGGGGTcttatttgtgtttttctttttattgacatttgtttatttttattatttgtatttgtaatttgtattcgTAATTTTTGGTTATTAGTGTTTGGTTTTATTATTTGCACTTGTGGTCTGTTGTGATTGACATTAATTTCCTCAGCTCTGCAGCGCTGGAAGAGGAAGCACGAATCTTTTTGTCTCGTAAGGATAGTTCGAGGCCAAGGGAGGCGGAGAGGCCAGGACTGCCTCGCCCTCCCAAGTGACCGACCTCTTGCTTTGCTCCCTTTCCTTTCAGAGGACAGCTCCCCCGTTCCGTTCACAAGCGCTAAGTCCGTATTCAGCAAAAAGGCCCTGGTGCGAATGCAGCTCTTGAAGGACGTCGTGGGGAACGACAGTTACAGGATTAATAACAAATATGATGACGTGTACCCGCCCCTGCCGCTCGATGAAATCATCCGCCTGTCGGAATTCCTCATTGGCCAGGAGGTGTCCTATGACCTGCTGGTCAACAACTGCGAGCACTTCGTGACTCTGCTCCGATACGGAGAAGGGATTTCGGAGCAGGTAACTGGCCCTTTGGCTGGTCGTCTTCGTAGGGCTGATACTTTTATACGGGAGGGGAGGTTTctgctctgttttgttttctcttggcTAGTTAGAGGGGGGAACAGTAGAGAGCGTACTTCGTGGCTCTGGCAGGAGGTGACGggtgttcaagtcctgcctcagacactttctgtgTAACCTTGGTGCAGTCATTACCCTCTCTGAGCGCCAGCTgactcatctgcagaatgagaaggttggactaggcTTCTCAGAGGTTCTTTCCCATCCTAGTCTGCGATCTCTCTCTAAGCTTCGAACGCATGGCTCCGGCTGCTCCCTGGCAGGCCGCACCTGCCTCCCCCCTGGGCTTCCATACTGCCTAAAAACAAGCCTGTTATCTTTGCCCCAGCCCTGCTCCATCTCCAGGCTTTACTGCTTCTGGCGGTGAGATCACCGTGCACCCAGGCTCCCAAGTTCAAAACCAGCGTTCGATCCGTCTCCCTTTCTCTAAATGCCAGTCGATCAACAAACCCTAACATCGCTCCCTccacaacatgcaaatgactgaCTCCTCCTCCTAACCGCACTGCCACCAGCCCTGTGCAGGATGCCACGAATTAATAACTGGCAATTCCATAGGGCTGAAGGTCTGCCAAGGACTTGGAAGAGCGTTAGATAAAAGACACCGGAAAGACGGTCGGTTTCACAgtttacaggtgagaaactgaagttcagagaagataACTTCCGAGGACACACGGCTAGCAAGCATTTGAACAAGCAATACTGGGTCCAGACCTTTCCGACTAAGCGTCCTGCTCGGATAATCACAACAACCGGCATTCACACAGCACGTTAAGGTTTACAACATACTTTAAAGTTATTATCACATCTGAACCTCTGAACAactcagggaggtaggtgctatgtcTGTCCCCATTTGAcgggtgagcaaactgaggctgagagagatttgcccagggtcacacaactaagtgtctgaggctggatttgaactcaggtctttctgacttcaggcctggagcaCTTTCTACTGTTCCACTTAGCCATCTATATCGTGTTGAGATTAATGGAGTCTGCCCTAAAGAACAGATATGACTAAACTCTTTTGGGGGAGGGATGGCCCTTAGACTGGTTAATTTTAGTTGTCTGCATGAGAAGTTAACTCAACAAGATAGTAAGCACCAGTATTGACTTTTGatgaaattaaaaggaaattggACCTGCCCATAGTACTGGGGAAGTGGATCAAGCCAGTCACATGCCTGGATTCCTTGACTCTAAAACACTCTTTCCCTGTCCGCATGGGCTGTTGTTCTTCACAGTAAATGTAACATAGCAAGATATTCTCCTCGGCATTGACCCAGCCCCAGTGGCTTGCCTCAGTCAACTCATTTGTGGTAATTAATAATTGAGTTTTGTtgggaaattaagaaaaatttcaTCATCTTCACAGATAAATGAAAGCCACAATAGAAATGACCTTTGTCTTGAGCAGGGGGAAGGAAGGACTGGAGGAGCAGGCTGCTACTGGGACCACTGGATCTTCTTCCAAAGGAGAactttctgtttcattttcttttcttacagGCCAACCGAGCGATTGGTGCTATCGGGATTGTAACCGCTGCCGCCGGCGCCTTCTCTCTCCTTGGCTTGTTTCCaagcaaacaaaggcaaaaacactatTAATTTATTGGAGAAATCTTAGAACTGTTGCAATTGTGAGAAAGTAGCCAGCCATGGGATAAATTAAATCTCCCTTTCCCTGAGTCATTGGATGCCCCCAAACATGGGCTCAGTGACACCCTGGCTGTGCCCATCTCCCTTGCCCAGTTTCCATGTTGCTGAGTGCTTTGGGTGCCCTGTACTGATGTGTTGTGGGTCTGTGGCAACCAGAGCAACATTTGGGGTTTAATCATAagagactattttcttttcccaaaggtggtttctttgtatttgttatgTGGGCAGAGAACTATCTCCTGCCATGGTCACAGAGTAACCAGCCCCTCAAGTGCCAACTCTTAGAAAGGAGGAATGGAAAGATGTACCAGTTCACTAGAAGTCACACTCTGCCCACCAAGAAGGCAGCACTGTTCTAGAAAAGTCTCCctgaggccccttctggctctaaattcctGAGTCCAAAAGACCAAAAGCCACAGCACGTGAGGAAGGTGTCCAACATTTTGagtcttcctccctttccattgTTAAGCCAGGTCTGGTTGGGAGAGCTTTCTCTGTGCccgaggtgggggtgggggaatcctCTGATGGTTTAGACCCAAAGTGCCTTCCCAAAGGTCACACTGACTCAAAGGCTTCTTAAAGGCCAAACTTCTTGATCTGGTGACAAGCACTACAGACTGGGAATCAGGACATAAACCCCGCCTAAGACACAAAGGCTATCAGCCTTAGCTGGCAGATATCAAGGAGGGGGAATCAAACCCTTTGTCCACTCCTCCACAGGCAGACCTTTCCATTTCACGTGTCTCCTCACAGGCTCATAAACCCCAAGCTGGGGTTGTATAAAGAACTTCCTAGGTGATGGAGCACCTTCCACCAAAGCAGGCTGCCTTCTAGCCAACTTTCCAGTGCACTCTGGAGGAGTAGCATCAAAACCCAACTGGAAACAGGAACCAATCATTCAATAGGATCCCTGTGACCACAGGCTGACTCAGAAAACCACCTATAAACACTAGCCCAGCATAGaccatattttcatttattttgttaaatatttcccaattacatgttaactTGGTACATGCCAGTTGTGtgtgacacctctggtctagaacTCCTGGGTCATGCGGTCAGAATGTATATGTCAGAGGCTGGCACGGACCCAGGCTTCCCTGATTCCAGGTTGGTTCTCTACCTTCTACGCAACCctgaaaaatggggggggggggagctgcaTTCCCCCTTTAACAATAGCCCCACCCAGAACAGGGCAGTATGTAAAAACGTCCTCAGTGCTTTTCCACAGCCCCTTTCTATGGCCCTTTCCACTAGCAAGTGGCCTCCACAGAACCATTTCTTACCCTGTTGTTCTCACTTCCCAAGCCTCCTTTCAGGGGCATGGCACAAATGCTACCtgtctcctccacccccatccaaATCCCATGTCCTTTTGTGCCCTGCTCCTAGACAAGTGCGAGGGAGGTGAACAAGGGGTCAGGATGTTATGTTATGGTGTGACCAATGGCTTATGTAGGAACCCTGCTGTGGCTCGTGGGCATTCTGAGAGGAAGCCTAAATAGCATCACAGTGCTGATGGTCACAGTAATAATAAACTGGCAAAGCCCTTCACATCtcatctcctttgaccttcacaagaaccctgggagctGAGGGCCACAGCTGTTATCAACACCCCcccaaatttacagatgagatggTGCCGTAAATGTCTGAGGGGTGCTTCTGTCCCAGCTCTTTTCTCTACACTGTGCTCAGTCAAATAGGTGAGATTCTAAAGATGGAATTCTGTACGGTTCTATTTTGAGGAGAGTAAGGGAAATATGGAGTAGGTTGTGGCCAGAAAAGCCTTCCTGGCACCTCTCAAAGACCTCCTTTCTGGGGACACACCTCCAGATAAGCTCAGTCCTGGTGCAGCTGGTGCGTTTTGCAAACTCACCTAATTATAACCCTGGCTCAGTTTTCAGGGGCTTTGCCTGAGGCTCctggggtttcagtttcctttcccAGGAGAGTGGCTGGCTAAATTGGTCACCGTTTTGAGGCAGCTGTTTCATGTGACTCTTCTCGTGTGTTTTTGTGACAGGTGTTATGGATTGATTACAGGGGTTGCTTCTTTCTGATGGCTAGTTAGGCTGTTGATGAATTTGGGAAGGTATAGATGGGTACAGTTTGGATTTTCTTCCTTtagattaatttttataaaaggcACTATGAGAGACACCTTGGTTGAGGGCGGAGAGACTGGGCCTAGAGTCCCAAATACCTTGTCCAATCCTGCTTCTCATAGTCCCTCGTTCCATGACCCTGAGCATGTCAAAGCCCCCGTGAGCCTCAGGCAAGCCTCGAAGTCCACAAGGTAAATATGGCACGTGAGCATATCATACCTCATTATGAACAAGCCTTGAGGGACAATGTCCTTCAGAAACACTGAGGTGAGCAGTTTTTTACCCAGGTCAGAAAGGCAAGACCCTTGTTGATACTCTGTGGCAGCCTGCCTAAAATAAAGGGAAGCCTGTGTATTTAATCAGGAGCATTTGCACTCACCACTTTTACTCTGCCTGTAGGGGCTCCTAAGACCCTCAATAGAGGTGACTCGCCAGTCAGTAGTGcagcctcctccctttccagatgTTCCAGATGTGTACGTCTGATTCAGGATGTTCCAAAGCATAGAACTTTGGAGTTGGCATCAAAGGACCTGGCTCAGCCCCTGAgcccctgtgtgaccttgaaaagtCCTTCGaaccctttgggcctcagtttccatctctgtaaagTGAGTGGACTAGACCAGATTACCCCCTGAGGTCTCTTTCATCCCAAAATTGATGATCCTTTGAAATGAACTGAAGTAATGTGggttaatggaaagaacaaattGTGAGTTTCCGGTTCGGCACTTTCTCAGCAAGTCtgcctctgtgagcctcagtttcctcatttgtcaaaataGGCCATcatgtggaaagcaatttgtaaactcCAAAAGACTGCAGTAATGTGAGTCTGTCGGTACCCATTAGGCTCTCCTCTTCCCAGAGGCATTCCCATTGAAACCTGAGGACCGTGATGCCTGACTAGGGGCAGACAGGCCACCCAGAGTGCCCAAGGTCTTGACCTAGACATCCAACTCATGGTGTTCTGCAGTGCAGTTGCACTggtgggtggaggtgggggcaCAGAGCTGGGCTTCACACATGGATAATTCAGCCTTGCAAAGCTGAACCACCATCTACTTTGAAGGATCACAGATAtatatctggaagggaccttaaaagctaTCCAATCCCATTCCTGAAtcttgcaaatgaagaaactgaggcacagagtgatttgcccagggtcacacagctttaagtgtctgagacaggaggTAAACATAGatcttcttaattccaagtccagtgtttttcTATTTCACCCTGCCTCTCATAGTCTGACAAAATGGAACATTTCTCTTCAACATAGAATTCCCATTGATGCCAGGGGCCATTGAATTAGACAGATGGGACCAGCATGAGCTCATGCTTAGGAGTGCTGGGCCTCGTAAGACATTGATCCATGTGGCCtcctttgaaaattatttctgcttttcaaaCAAAGCATTTCCCTGAATCAAGGACCTGTCTTTTGAACATGAATATGTATCTGCTGGTGCTGCATGACTCTGAGTCATGGAATACCAGAGACTGTGAAGAATTCAAGCTGTGGGTCCCCTCGAGGGCAGTGGTGATGAGGGTGGTGGGTCAGAAACATGTTCCCTGTGAAGATGTATGGTAAAGCAACACAGTGATATCAGCAGAGAGGTAGGGGAAACAGAAAGGGAACTTGGGAAACACAGGCAACCAGAGCAAGGGATGGATGGCCTGCTGGTGGCCACCCAATATCAGGAGAGCTAGAGGAAGGCACCCCCATGTTGAGCACAGCCCCCGGGGATCGTGTGTAGGGAGGGCATGGACTGTAGTGACTCAAGATGAAAGGGAATCATGGATGAGCTGCAACCTGCATCATTGCAGAGAATACCCACATTAATGAGAGTCTGCTGAGTGCTTAGGTCAGATGTCTTATCTTTACTGCCACTGATGCATTTGTGCTGTTCATGCTTACATTAGTTAAGATACAGAGATGTACTGTTGAGTCAGGCTTGGGTTAGACCGGATGGGCTccaaggctccttctagctctgaggttCTGGGGGAAAGATCAGCGTAACCTTTGCACGTTAGTGAAGATTTTGGGTGACCCAAAGATTGAGGAACTCCTACTCTACTGAGTGACAACAAATCTGTATGGCATGATGCCAGTCACATGTGGGTACTCAACGTTGTTTGACTCTGCAGTTCCtgattttgtgaaatagttaaGGCTGGATTTCTGACATTTGCTGATCTTCCCAAAGATGGGGACAGCTCCATTAGAGGAGGGCTGTGGAAGAGGAGAAACATTACTATCAgtggaactgaattaaatttgcTATCTTTGAATGTGAtggacaagtatttattatgtatgtgtgcgtgtgcgtgtgtgtgtacacacacacgcacacacacacacacacatccaaatACAAAGACAACATATGCAGTGGGACACTCTCCAGGGCCCTTCAATCGGCACCTCAGAGAGGAATATATAATTTACTAGAACATCAGGTCATTTACTGTGTGATAAATTATCTGGATTTGGACATGAATCATTACAAATTCCTTTAGAGatgtttttaaaagaggaatATTAGCCAGGTGTGGAGATAACGCACCTGTAATCCTTGCTGCCAGATGGTAGATGATAGGCTGCTAGATGGCTGGAGCCCAGGATTTCTGAGCTGCAGTTGGGCTAAAGCCAATTGGGTGTCCACACCTGATAGTGGGGGTGGAGAGTGGGATGGTGTATCAGGCTGCCTAGAAGGAGTGCACTAGCACATCAAAGCGCCCATGAGTGGCTGCTATACTTCTAGCCTGAACAAGATAGAGAGACCCAgtcccaaaataataataataatattgcatGAAAGTCAGCCTTCTCCTAGGTTCTAAACACATCGCCATTGAAAAATACAGAAACATCTTGTTCCTTTAAGGAGATAAAGTGGGTAAATATACTTCTTGAGACAAATTATTGGAGGACATGGTCAAAAGTTATGCAAGGTGGACAGGCATGGataggttgcaatctgcatcttTGGAGGAAGTATCCACATTGATGGAGTCACAGATCTGTCCAATTATCTGTCCAATTGTagcagaaacattttttaaacctttatCAATTCTATCAGTGAATTATAATATAGATTTCAGAATGGTGAGTGTCAATCCAGGCCCCCATGTCAAACTTGGCAAAGGGCCTTTTCTCTGTCCTGCCACCCCCAGAGATGCCTTTGAGAGATCCCCTCCTTTTGATGAGGCTTGCTTGAATGGCTTTCTGCCCACTCTGTACGTATGTGCTGGTAACAGACTGGCACATGAAGTTGGCCAGCTCCGAGAACAC
It encodes the following:
- the PLAAT1 gene encoding phospholipase A and acyltransferase 1; this encodes MASNDDFGSYYPGNPQPGDLIEVFRPGYQHWTLYLGDGYVINMAPTEDSSPVPFTSAKSVFSKKALVRMQLLKDVVGNDSYRINNKYDDVYPPLPLDEIIRLSEFLIGQEVSYDLLVNNCEHFVTLLRYGEGISEQANRAIGAIGIVTAAAGAFSLLGLFPSKQRQKHY